The proteins below come from a single Edaphobacter acidisoli genomic window:
- a CDS encoding TonB-dependent receptor, translating into MHASVHLFARSYFKRISDARASYSTSHNSASQACERKENHLASNHLRSVAALVAMLFLFFSAQVFAAQTAGNAGTLSGTVTDPTGAILPGASVTIRNVVSGYDQTTVSDSSGHYQFTNVPFNPYRMVVSAQGFAGVTQDVDIRTSVPLTVNIALQVGAASTEVTVTGSPLTEADSTFHTDLDRSAFQKLPLESQSSSLSSLVTLSSPGVTADSNGLFHGLGDHASNSFSIDGQPVTDQQSKVFSNQIPSNSIQSIQVIAGAPPAEFGDKTSLVIQVTTRSGQGVTHPTGSVTTSYGTFGSSTGGFDLSYGGEKWGNFTEADGLNTGRFLDPPEFTVFHDKGNEENFFDRIDRQFNDADSVHLNLGFTRSWFQTPNAYDNLNVTNVVSGGTGSNPVFANVGNTDQRSQIKTFNIAPEYTHIINDSAVFNFGPYIRRDAYNYYPSNNPLADLGPIQQQSISQNRTLTNFGFHTDLSYVKGIHTMKFGGVYEQTLLREHDNLGLISATFNAPCVDITGAAVAGYTDPSQCAAVGLVPNGNFLPVLSPYDLTRNGSIYSFFGHTDVKEIAMYAEDQIKTGDWLFSLGVRGDLYNGLTVARQAEPRLGVAYTVRPTNTVLRASYARTLETPFNENLVLSSTGCTNEVLNPLLLCSPGATGALNPGFRNEFHAGLQQSIGKHFVLSGEYIWKYTHNGYDFSVLGNTPITFPIEWHNSKIPGFALRADVPNYHNFSAFVVMSSVAARFFPPQAGGAGATVGGSGYPFRIDHDERFNESTHVQYQLPFKRGPWMGFNWRYDSGLVAGSVPCFNATGDPNTSCGSATMPDGTPAINLGNLTADQEFQAGLACNGVRATPTSALPTLCPATELTSNLVKIPAPNTENDDKNPPRIQPRNLFDMSLGEDNLFGGDKYKWSLRLTAVNITNKYALYNFLSTFSGTHYVTPRAMTAEVGFHF; encoded by the coding sequence ATGCACGCATCTGTGCACTTATTCGCACGCTCGTATTTCAAGCGTATTTCGGACGCTCGTGCGTCCTATTCGACTTCACACAACTCCGCTTCGCAAGCCTGCGAGCGGAAGGAAAACCATCTTGCCAGTAACCACCTGCGTTCTGTAGCCGCGCTGGTAGCAATGCTTTTTCTTTTCTTCAGTGCGCAGGTATTCGCAGCTCAAACTGCGGGCAATGCCGGTACGCTGTCCGGTACAGTCACCGACCCTACAGGCGCCATTCTGCCAGGAGCCTCCGTAACCATTCGGAACGTCGTCAGCGGCTACGACCAGACAACCGTCTCCGACAGCTCGGGCCATTATCAGTTCACAAATGTACCGTTCAATCCCTACCGCATGGTGGTCTCAGCGCAGGGATTTGCAGGGGTCACGCAGGATGTGGACATACGCACATCCGTCCCCCTCACAGTAAACATTGCGTTGCAGGTGGGCGCAGCTTCAACTGAAGTGACCGTAACGGGGAGCCCGTTGACAGAGGCCGACTCGACCTTCCATACAGACCTTGACCGCTCCGCATTCCAGAAGCTGCCACTCGAAAGTCAGTCTTCATCGCTGAGCTCGCTGGTGACGCTATCGTCACCGGGTGTTACAGCCGACTCGAACGGCCTCTTCCACGGCCTCGGCGACCACGCATCGAATTCATTCTCCATCGACGGCCAGCCGGTCACCGACCAGCAGAGCAAAGTCTTCTCCAATCAGATCCCATCCAATTCCATCCAGTCGATCCAGGTGATTGCAGGCGCTCCACCCGCGGAGTTCGGCGACAAGACCAGCCTGGTCATCCAGGTGACGACCCGCTCCGGACAAGGCGTAACCCATCCCACAGGCAGCGTCACCACCTCGTATGGAACGTTCGGCTCATCGACCGGAGGCTTTGACCTAAGCTACGGCGGCGAAAAGTGGGGAAACTTCACCGAAGCCGACGGCCTCAACACCGGACGCTTTCTCGATCCCCCCGAGTTCACTGTCTTTCACGACAAGGGCAACGAAGAGAACTTCTTCGACCGCATCGACCGTCAGTTCAACGATGCCGACTCCGTGCATCTGAACCTGGGCTTCACGCGCTCATGGTTCCAGACACCAAATGCCTATGACAACCTGAACGTGACAAACGTAGTGAGTGGCGGCACTGGCAGCAACCCGGTCTTCGCAAACGTCGGCAACACCGACCAGCGTTCGCAGATCAAAACCTTCAACATCGCCCCGGAATATACGCACATCATCAACGACAGCGCCGTCTTCAACTTCGGCCCATATATCCGCCGCGACGCCTACAACTACTACCCCAGCAACAACCCACTCGCCGACCTCGGCCCCATCCAGCAGCAATCCATCAGCCAGAACCGCACCCTCACCAACTTCGGTTTCCATACGGATCTCTCGTATGTGAAGGGCATCCACACCATGAAGTTCGGCGGAGTATACGAACAGACGCTTCTGCGCGAGCACGACAACCTCGGACTGATCTCCGCAACGTTCAACGCGCCATGCGTGGACATAACCGGAGCAGCCGTGGCTGGCTACACCGATCCATCGCAATGCGCTGCAGTAGGGCTCGTGCCGAACGGGAATTTTCTCCCCGTACTGTCGCCGTACGATCTGACCCGCAACGGCAGCATCTACAGCTTCTTCGGCCATACCGATGTCAAAGAAATTGCGATGTATGCCGAAGACCAGATTAAGACCGGAGACTGGTTATTCAGCCTGGGCGTTCGCGGCGACCTCTACAACGGACTGACCGTAGCGCGCCAGGCCGAGCCTCGACTCGGCGTTGCCTACACCGTAAGGCCGACGAACACGGTGCTGCGCGCCTCCTATGCCCGCACACTCGAAACGCCGTTCAACGAAAACCTCGTCCTCTCCAGCACAGGCTGCACCAACGAAGTCCTGAATCCGCTGCTGCTGTGCTCGCCAGGAGCAACCGGCGCGCTCAATCCCGGCTTCCGCAACGAATTCCACGCCGGCCTCCAGCAATCCATCGGCAAACATTTCGTCCTCAGCGGCGAGTACATCTGGAAGTACACGCACAACGGCTACGACTTCAGCGTGCTCGGCAATACCCCGATCACGTTCCCGATCGAATGGCACAACTCGAAGATTCCCGGCTTCGCACTGCGCGCCGACGTGCCCAACTACCACAACTTCTCGGCATTCGTCGTCATGTCATCCGTAGCTGCGCGCTTCTTCCCGCCGCAGGCTGGCGGAGCAGGCGCAACAGTCGGCGGCAGCGGCTATCCCTTCCGCATCGACCACGACGAGCGCTTCAACGAGTCCACGCACGTGCAGTATCAACTGCCCTTCAAGCGTGGTCCGTGGATGGGCTTCAACTGGAGGTATGACAGCGGCCTGGTCGCCGGCTCGGTTCCCTGCTTCAACGCAACCGGCGATCCGAACACAAGCTGCGGCAGCGCCACCATGCCCGACGGAACCCCCGCAATCAATCTGGGCAACCTGACGGCTGATCAGGAATTCCAGGCAGGACTCGCCTGCAACGGCGTTCGCGCAACCCCAACCAGCGCTCTCCCAACACTGTGCCCAGCCACGGAACTCACCTCAAACCTCGTCAAAATCCCCGCGCCAAACACAGAGAACGACGACAAGAACCCGCCGCGCATCCAACCGCGCAACCTCTTCGATATGTCGCTCGGCGAAGACAATCTCTTCGGGGGCGACAAATACAAATGGAGCTTGCGCCTCACGGCAGTCAACATCACCAACAAATACGCACTCTACAACTTCCTCTCAACCTTCAGCGGCACGCACTACGTCACGCCACGCGCAATGACGGCAGAAGTAGGCTTCCACTTCTAA
- the rimO gene encoding 30S ribosomal protein S12 methylthiotransferase RimO: MTPPATTEETGAPDAASAASARPKIGFVSLGCPKNLVDSEVMMGMLHHAGAELTAAADDAEIIVVNTCSFIDSAKQESVNTILEMVQHKQQNGGRAQRLIVAGCLVERYRDEIRKNIPEVDAVVGTGELESILAAAGLNPVPAAAADSPFNILPQSMVSRAASAVHQHSHPTEVGAQLEAESAAAVPSRAEGDARERAGRFSRAAWDGASAMLPEYLYSDATPRILSTPRASAYIKIAEGCDHPCGFCIIPQLRGKFRSRRMSSIVAEAENLIAQGVREITLIGQDTTCYGEDLGLTDGLAQLLEAVAALPGLRWLRFLYAYPNKVTTRLLETIARHDNIAKYLDVPLQHASPSVLKRMKRGGTPEHFLKLIEKARAIVPGIVLRTTFIVGFPGETEEDYKQLEDFVRAAKIDWLGVFTYSDEEGSAAFGLAEELKVPRRTIEARRRKLMKLQQKISAEAKAEWVGREFDLLIEGESEETELLWEGRTMLHAPEIDGKVFINDFGPHETLVPGTFYRAEITESHDYDVVARIIE; encoded by the coding sequence GTGACCCCTCCTGCGACAACTGAAGAGACCGGCGCTCCTGACGCCGCAAGTGCGGCCTCCGCGCGTCCGAAGATTGGCTTTGTCTCGCTTGGCTGCCCGAAGAACCTCGTTGATTCCGAGGTGATGATGGGCATGCTGCATCATGCGGGCGCGGAGCTGACAGCTGCGGCGGATGATGCGGAGATCATCGTGGTCAATACGTGCAGCTTTATCGACTCGGCCAAGCAGGAGTCGGTGAATACGATTCTGGAGATGGTCCAGCATAAGCAGCAGAACGGCGGGCGTGCGCAGCGGTTGATCGTGGCGGGGTGTCTGGTTGAGCGGTATCGCGATGAGATTCGGAAGAATATTCCCGAGGTCGATGCGGTGGTTGGGACGGGCGAGCTGGAGTCGATTCTTGCAGCTGCCGGGCTGAATCCTGTGCCTGCGGCTGCGGCGGATTCGCCGTTCAATATTTTGCCGCAGTCGATGGTGAGCCGCGCGGCGAGCGCTGTGCATCAGCACTCGCACCCGACGGAGGTTGGCGCGCAGCTGGAGGCGGAGAGCGCGGCTGCTGTGCCATCGCGTGCGGAGGGCGATGCACGGGAACGAGCGGGACGCTTCTCTCGTGCTGCGTGGGATGGGGCTTCGGCTATGCTGCCCGAGTATCTCTATTCGGATGCGACGCCGCGTATTCTTTCGACACCGCGCGCGAGTGCTTACATCAAGATTGCTGAAGGGTGCGACCATCCTTGCGGCTTCTGCATTATTCCGCAACTGCGCGGGAAGTTTCGCTCACGGCGGATGTCTTCGATTGTTGCGGAGGCGGAGAATTTGATTGCGCAGGGTGTGCGTGAGATTACGCTGATTGGGCAGGACACGACCTGCTATGGCGAGGATCTTGGTTTAACTGACGGGCTCGCGCAGCTTCTTGAAGCTGTGGCTGCGCTGCCTGGGTTGCGCTGGCTGCGGTTTCTCTATGCGTATCCGAACAAGGTGACGACGCGGCTGCTGGAGACGATTGCGCGGCATGACAACATTGCGAAGTATCTGGATGTGCCGCTGCAACATGCGAGCCCTTCGGTGCTGAAGCGCATGAAGCGTGGAGGTACGCCGGAGCACTTCCTGAAGCTGATTGAGAAGGCGCGCGCTATTGTGCCTGGGATTGTTCTGCGCACGACGTTTATTGTGGGCTTTCCGGGCGAGACGGAAGAGGACTACAAACAGCTTGAGGACTTTGTGCGTGCGGCGAAGATCGACTGGCTTGGTGTCTTTACCTACTCGGATGAAGAAGGTTCGGCAGCGTTTGGTTTGGCGGAGGAGTTGAAGGTGCCGCGCCGCACGATTGAGGCGCGACGGCGGAAGCTGATGAAGCTTCAACAGAAGATCAGCGCAGAGGCTAAGGCGGAGTGGGTTGGGCGTGAGTTTGACCTGCTGATCGAAGGCGAGTCGGAAGAGACGGAGCTTCTGTGGGAGGGCCGGACTATGCTGCATGCGCCGGAGATTGATGGCAAGGTGTTCATCAATGACTTTGGTCCGCATGAGACGCTGGTGCCTGGGACGTTCTATCGCGCCGAGATTACTGAGTCGCACGACTATGATGTCGTTGCGCGCATCATCGAATAG
- a CDS encoding FUSC family protein yields the protein MATVPNSAVRRGYLADIYTFDWNQFRFSTSLIGMVAVGCCLFIGALVGHPSAGLIAGGGAFTIGFGINQRIADSRLWPMLAATGAMFLSTLIGMLIGHHGVLLVLTASLWGFVYAILTARAAGVSWVGQQAAITLFVSSAFPANLHGALMRALLILAGGMLQILITSVCLRLLPELASDLSAIAEAGSEEIGGLLSSGRARYRAYLRLRTLPDALLKIPTFPFALRMLLTIAIAAEVYRYLDVQSGYWIPMTALLVLKPAFSETLARALLRVGGTLAGAVIGTIFLVHIHPNPLYLAGLATFFAFWAYTTNTVNYGLYTLFLTSYIVFLLSLNALPGPVIAYRRAYCTVAGGVIALVIHLDAIRRLRKRERAAVLSE from the coding sequence ATGGCAACTGTTCCCAATTCGGCTGTTCGGCGGGGGTATCTCGCCGACATCTATACGTTTGACTGGAACCAGTTTCGCTTCAGCACTTCGCTGATCGGCATGGTTGCGGTGGGCTGCTGCCTGTTCATCGGGGCTTTGGTTGGTCATCCGTCCGCGGGGTTGATTGCAGGTGGCGGAGCTTTCACGATTGGTTTTGGCATCAACCAGCGGATTGCGGACTCGCGTCTTTGGCCGATGCTTGCTGCGACCGGCGCGATGTTTCTTTCGACGTTGATTGGGATGCTGATTGGGCATCACGGCGTGCTGCTTGTTCTGACCGCATCGTTGTGGGGATTTGTGTATGCGATTCTTACGGCGCGGGCGGCGGGCGTCAGTTGGGTGGGGCAGCAGGCTGCGATTACTTTGTTCGTCAGCTCTGCGTTTCCGGCGAACCTGCATGGTGCGCTAATGCGGGCGCTGCTGATTCTTGCGGGCGGCATGTTGCAGATACTCATCACGAGCGTGTGTCTGCGGCTGCTGCCGGAGCTGGCCTCGGACCTGAGCGCAATCGCTGAGGCTGGGAGCGAAGAGATTGGCGGGCTGCTCAGCAGCGGGCGGGCGCGGTATCGTGCGTATCTGCGGCTGCGGACGCTGCCTGATGCGCTGCTGAAGATTCCTACGTTCCCTTTTGCTCTTCGCATGCTGCTGACGATCGCGATTGCTGCGGAGGTGTACCGCTATCTTGACGTGCAGAGCGGGTACTGGATTCCGATGACTGCGCTGCTGGTCTTGAAGCCTGCTTTTTCCGAGACGCTTGCGCGGGCGCTGCTGCGCGTGGGTGGGACGCTGGCTGGTGCGGTGATTGGCACCATCTTTCTTGTACACATTCATCCGAATCCGCTTTATCTGGCGGGGCTGGCGACGTTCTTTGCGTTCTGGGCCTATACGACGAATACGGTGAATTATGGCCTGTATACGCTGTTTCTGACCTCGTACATCGTGTTTCTACTTTCGCTGAATGCTTTGCCGGGGCCGGTGATTGCTTATCGCCGCGCGTATTGCACCGTTGCCGGCGGGGTGATTGCGCTGGTGATTCATCTGGACGCCATTCGCCGTTTGCGTAAGCGCGAGCGGGCTGCGGTTTTGTCTGAATGA
- a CDS encoding bestrophin-like domain, which produces MTFSPALAIPLFFAMLVLLEAGRRLRARPGHHKLEGPGFPAIEGAVFGLFGLLLAFTFSGAVSRWDAHRNLIVEEANDIGTAYLRLDLLPAAAQPELRELFRQYTTIRAHRFDYLPDTPQTIAAAAESERLQGEIWSRSLVAANSPGANPDATKLLLPALNAMIDITSARRNAFEMHPPGIVYFLLFVLSCACALLAGYGMVGQKRSLVYLVGFAFIVSFTIYATLEIEYPRRGFIRLTTRNQVLLDVRDSMK; this is translated from the coding sequence ATGACCTTCTCTCCTGCGCTTGCTATTCCGCTCTTCTTTGCCATGCTGGTTCTGCTGGAGGCGGGCCGCCGTCTTCGCGCGCGGCCTGGACACCACAAGCTTGAAGGGCCGGGTTTTCCGGCGATTGAGGGCGCGGTGTTTGGGCTGTTCGGGCTGCTGCTGGCGTTCACGTTTTCGGGCGCGGTGTCGCGGTGGGATGCACACCGCAACCTGATTGTGGAAGAGGCGAATGATATTGGTACGGCGTATCTGCGGCTGGATCTTCTGCCGGCGGCGGCGCAGCCGGAGTTGCGCGAACTCTTTCGACAGTACACGACGATTCGCGCGCATCGCTTCGACTATCTTCCGGATACGCCGCAGACGATTGCGGCTGCCGCGGAGAGCGAGCGTTTGCAGGGAGAGATTTGGAGCCGGTCGCTGGTGGCGGCGAACTCGCCGGGGGCCAATCCTGACGCGACGAAGCTGCTGCTGCCTGCGCTGAATGCGATGATCGACATTACTTCGGCGCGCAGGAATGCTTTTGAGATGCATCCGCCGGGGATTGTTTATTTTCTGCTGTTCGTTTTGAGCTGCGCGTGCGCGCTGCTGGCAGGATATGGCATGGTTGGGCAGAAACGGAGCCTTGTCTACCTGGTGGGCTTTGCGTTCATCGTGTCGTTTACGATCTATGCGACGCTTGAGATAGAGTATCCGCGGCGCGGGTTTATACGGCTTACGACAAGGAACCAGGTGCTGCTGGATGTGCGCGACTCGATGAAGTAG
- a CDS encoding pectinesterase family protein — protein MLSRLPVALLALAAVTACAQDVHVRVDPSARLVSPGNENVTVFPTIQNALDHHPFAGPGGRVYIEIAPGIYHERIIVTQNHENITLVGMGKSPEDTVITNSLNAKQAGGTFFTETVEVNGAGFEADNLTFENAAGNTGQAVAVADRSDRSIFKHCRFLGHQDTLFADYGRQYYVDDYIEGGVDYIFGNAAAVFDDDTLNSNGPGFVTAQSRTAADQATGYVILNSRVTSTIDESAPPMSAGTPGTKSAASAHRMIGLGRPWRPYARVVYIHTELPANLNPAGWNNWGRVSNESTAYYAESNSTGPGANPSARVKWSHQLSAAEAKQFLPENFLAGSDHWNSEAEAKKLP, from the coding sequence ATGCTCTCTCGCCTGCCTGTTGCTTTGCTCGCCCTTGCTGCTGTTACTGCGTGTGCCCAGGATGTTCATGTTCGCGTCGATCCTTCGGCGCGGCTGGTTTCGCCTGGCAATGAGAATGTGACGGTGTTTCCTACGATTCAGAATGCGCTGGATCATCATCCGTTTGCCGGGCCGGGCGGTCGCGTTTATATCGAGATTGCGCCGGGGATTTATCACGAGCGCATCATCGTTACGCAGAACCATGAGAACATCACGCTGGTCGGCATGGGGAAGTCGCCTGAGGATACTGTCATCACCAACTCGCTGAATGCGAAGCAGGCGGGTGGGACTTTTTTTACTGAGACGGTGGAGGTGAATGGAGCGGGCTTTGAGGCGGACAACCTGACGTTTGAGAACGCGGCGGGCAACACGGGACAGGCTGTTGCGGTTGCGGACCGGAGTGACCGCAGCATCTTTAAACACTGCCGGTTTCTTGGGCATCAGGACACGCTGTTTGCGGATTATGGGCGGCAGTATTATGTCGACGACTATATCGAGGGCGGCGTGGATTACATCTTTGGGAATGCTGCTGCTGTGTTCGACGATGACACGCTGAACTCGAATGGGCCGGGGTTTGTTACGGCGCAGTCGCGTACTGCGGCGGACCAGGCTACGGGGTATGTGATTTTGAATAGCCGTGTCACGAGCACGATTGACGAGTCGGCGCCGCCGATGAGCGCGGGGACTCCGGGGACGAAGAGCGCGGCTTCGGCGCACCGGATGATTGGGCTTGGGCGGCCGTGGCGTCCGTATGCGCGCGTGGTCTACATTCATACGGAGCTGCCTGCGAACCTGAATCCTGCGGGCTGGAATAACTGGGGGCGGGTGTCGAATGAGTCGACTGCTTACTATGCGGAGTCGAACTCGACGGGGCCGGGGGCGAATCCTTCGGCGCGGGTGAAGTGGTCGCATCAGTTGAGCGCGGCGGAGGCGAAGCAGTTCTTGCCTGAGAATTTCCTCGCAGGTTCAGATCATTGGAACTCGGAAGCTGAAGCGAAAAAATTGCCCTGA
- a CDS encoding beta-ketoacyl-ACP synthase III, which yields MSLTLKPQTSVRAKISSVGAYVPPRLLTNADLEKMVETNDQWIVDRTGIRERHLVDKGVATSDLAVEAAKKCLAKRGISASELEVIIVATVTPDMLFPSTACLVQDKLGAKGAWGFDLSAACSGFPYALQVGTKLVESGAHKKVLVIGADVMSSIIDYTDRATCVIFGDGAGAVLLEPCAEGEIGLVDYWHEIDGSGAVALNMPGGGSLNPATCDTVEKKMHYVHQDGQAVYKFAVRKMVEATETVLNRNGVTGKELGCFIPHQANKRIILATAERLGMPESSVIINIDRYGNTTAGTIPLAMQTALDEGRLKKGDLVLLASVGAGFTVGATLLRWEM from the coding sequence TTGAGTTTGACGTTGAAGCCGCAGACGAGCGTACGGGCGAAGATCAGTTCAGTTGGGGCATACGTTCCACCGCGGTTGTTGACCAACGCGGACCTCGAAAAGATGGTCGAGACCAACGACCAGTGGATCGTCGATCGCACCGGCATCCGCGAGCGGCACCTCGTCGACAAGGGCGTCGCCACCAGCGACCTCGCAGTCGAAGCGGCAAAGAAATGCCTCGCCAAGCGCGGCATCTCCGCCAGCGAGCTTGAAGTCATCATCGTCGCCACCGTCACGCCCGACATGCTCTTCCCCTCCACCGCCTGCCTCGTGCAGGACAAGCTCGGTGCCAAAGGCGCCTGGGGATTCGACCTCTCCGCCGCCTGCTCCGGCTTCCCCTACGCGCTCCAGGTCGGCACCAAGCTCGTCGAAAGCGGCGCGCACAAAAAAGTCCTCGTCATCGGCGCCGACGTCATGAGCTCCATCATCGACTACACCGACCGCGCCACCTGCGTCATCTTCGGCGACGGCGCAGGCGCAGTCCTGCTCGAACCCTGCGCCGAAGGCGAGATCGGCCTCGTCGACTACTGGCACGAGATCGACGGCTCCGGCGCAGTCGCGCTCAACATGCCCGGCGGCGGCAGCCTCAATCCCGCCACCTGCGACACCGTCGAGAAGAAGATGCACTACGTCCACCAGGACGGCCAGGCCGTCTACAAGTTCGCCGTCCGCAAGATGGTCGAAGCCACGGAGACGGTCCTCAATCGCAACGGCGTCACCGGCAAAGAACTCGGCTGCTTCATCCCGCACCAGGCCAACAAGCGCATCATCCTCGCCACAGCCGAGCGGCTCGGCATGCCCGAAAGCTCCGTCATCATCAACATCGACCGCTACGGCAACACGACCGCAGGCACCATCCCACTGGCCATGCAAACCGCACTCGACGAAGGCCGCCTCAAAAAAGGAGACCTGGTCCTGCTGGCAAGCGTAGGCGCAGGCTTCACCGTAGGCGCAACCCTACTCCGCTGGGAGATGTAG